The genomic interval GCGCAGCTGGAGTGCCGCGAACGCTCCGCTGACCTTCCTCTTCAAGGTGCTCGCCGCCGCTGTGCCGCTGTCGATCCAGGCGCATCCGGATCCGGCGCGCGCACGGTCGGGTTTCACGGACGAGGAGCGACGCGGCGTGCCGATTGACGCGCGACACCGGAACTATAAGGACCCGCATGCGAAGCCCGAGATGATCCTCGCCCTCGAGGACGGTTTCGAAGCCCTGTGCGGCATCGCGCCGATCTCCGCGACCGTCGCGATGATCGACCGCCTCATCGAAGCCGAGCAAACGGACGACAGCGCACGCCAGGGACTGGAGCACTGGCGGACGATGGTCGCCGAGAACCGTCTCGATGACGCGTTCCGCTGGGCCGTGTCCGACGATTCGGCGGCTCGCGCCGCCGCCGCATCCCTCACCCGAGCGGGAGCCGGGGATGCCGCAAGCTTCCCGCTGCTGGCGACGATCGGTCGACACTTCCCCGACGACGCCGGGCTCCTCGTCGCATCGATGATGAACCGTCTCACGCTGCAGGCGGGCGAGGCGCTGTGGGTCGCCGCCGGAGTGCTGCACGCCTACCAGGCCGGTCGAGCGGTGGAGATCATGGGCCCCTCCGACAATGTGCTCCGCGGCGGCCTCACACCCAAGCACATCGATGTGGCGGAACTGACTGCCGTGGTCGACCTCACACCCGGGGAGCCCCCGCGGCTGCTCCCCGTCGCCGTCGCACCGCACGTCAACCTCTATCGCCCCCCGGCACCCGCCGACGAGGTCGGGTTCGAACTGGTAGAAGTGACGGGTGACACGGAGCTCTCGCTCAGCGGCCCGGCGATCGCGCTCTGTCTCGAGGGACGATTCGAGGCGGAGAGCTGCGAGGACTCGCTCCAGCTCGAGCGCGGTCAGATCGCCTTCGCCACAGCAGCGAGCCTGCGGCTCCGCGGCGAGGGCCGCGTCTTCGTGGCTCTCACGCGCGACGCAGCACGTTGAAGGCGATGTCCTCGCCCCGGTGGTAGTCCTTCGCGAACAGCGCCCGCGTGCCGTCCACCGTCATGCACGTCTCGGTGACGAGGAGCCACGGGTCGTAGTCGGCCAGGCCGAAACGATCGGCCAGCCCTTCCGGCATCATGACGCTGCTGAGTTGCGCCAGCGATGAGACGATCTCGTGCCCCTGGATCTTCAGCGCGTGGGTCAGCGAGCCGCTCCAGTCACGGTGGCCGATCGGCCCGGGGAGCAGATGTCGGGGCACCGTGTCGACGCTCACGACGAGGGGACGTTCGTCGCCGCAGCGCAGTCGCGTGATGCGGATGACGTCATCGCCCACCGCGATCCCGAGCGCAGCCGCCTCGGTCTCATCGGCCGCCGCCTCCTGCAGGTCGAGCACAGCGCTGGTGACGGAGTAGCCCAGGCCCTCCAGCATGTCCGTGATGCTCTCGTATCGCGTGACGGGGCGTTCGACGCGCAGATCTCCGACAGCGGAGAGGAACCGCCCTCTCCCCTGCACCGCCCTGACGGATCCGTCCTGCTCCAGCAGCCGCAGCCCTTCGCGAACGGTCGCCCGCGACACCCCGAAGTGCGCCGAAAGCACCTGCTCCGTGGGAAGCTGGTCCCCCGCGACGAGTCCACGCTCGGCGATGAGCGTGAGAATCTCCCCGCGCAGACGTTCCGCAGTGGAAGCATGACCCTCGGACACAGCCATCACGATCCTCCTCCGACTGCCATATCGACCCGGCAGGTCCCAGGTCGAGGGTATCCAGTGGGTGAGGAGCACAGGACGGCCGTCCGCCGCCCGATCAGCCGTTCAACTTGTCTGATGATTCTTTCACACATCAGAACACACGCGATGACGTCATCAACGTCAGCCGGTTCGCGCCAGTCCAGGGCGCTTCTCTGCATCCGGAAGGGCCGCAACACCGGTGAGGTGACACCCGACGTCGCACGGAAATGTCAAGATCTGGAAACTATCTCTTCAATTGTCGGATGACAGGTGATACCGTTACCAAACCCGTCAGCATCGTGGCTGCAGAGGTGAGAGCCACCGCAGTCCCGGTCCCGCGAACGCCAGAGAAAGGCACAGCATGAACAGGCCTCGAAAGCTCCTCCGCACGGCCGTGGTCGCCACGGCCGCGGCCCTCCTCCTCGCCGGCTGTTCTGCCAACGGCGCAGGCAACGGCGACAACGCCGGCTCGGGCGGTGCCGCCGACCCGATGACGATCAAGCTCAGCTACGTCAACCCTCCGACGAGCATCGACGGGCAGATCCTCGAGGAAGTTGCAGCCGCCGTCGAGGAGCGCACCGACGGCGAGATCGTCATCGAGCTCTACCCTTCCGGCCAGATCGGCACCACGGGCGACACCGCCCAGCAGGCGGCGAACGGCGAAGACATCATCGCCTACATGGACGCCAGCATCATCGCCCAGCTCGGCGCCGAGGACTTCGGCATCCTCGGCGGCCCGTTCCTGTTCGCCAACGCCGACGAGGCGAACACCTTCCTCGAGTCCGAGGTCTTCGCCGAGATGGCGGAGGAGGCGGCATCCGACCTGGGAATCCGCATCCTCGCGTTCAACTGGCTGGACGGCCCGCGTCACATCTGGGCCAAGAAGCCAGCCCCCCAGCCGTCTGACCTCGAGGGCCTGCGCTTCCGCACGCCTCCCGTCGACGTGTGGACTGAGACGTTCTCCCTGCTCGGCGCCGTCCCCACCGAGATCGCCAATACAGAGACGTACAGCGCACTGGAACAGGGCGTCGTCGACGCCGCGGAAGGCCCCATCAACGGCACCTACGCGCTCGGCTGGCACGAAGTGGCGAATGTCGCCACCCTCACGGAGCACTTCCGCACGCTCATCGGCTTCGGCACGAGCGAGGTGCTGTGGCAGCGACTGACCGACGAACAGCGGGCGATCCTCGAGGAGGAGTTCATCGCCGGCGGCGTCGAGGCGCAGAAGCGGTATGCGGCGGCCATCGACGAGACGATGGCCAAGATGGAGTCCGAGTCCGGCGTGACCTTCGTCGAAGCGGACATCGAGGCGTACCAGGAGGCGACGCGTCCCTTCTATGACAAGTACGGCGACCTTCTGGACCGCGTCCGCGACGCAGCCAAGTAATCACCGCCGAACCGCGATGCGCCTGGGTGCCGACCTATCGGGTCGCCGCCCAGGCGCATCGCTCATGGAATCACACGGGAGCACGCATGACCAGGCACGACAACTTCATCGGCGGACGCTTCGTCCCCGCCGACGACTACCGCCCCAACACGAACCCCTCTGACGTCCGTGACCACATCGGTGAATACGCTCAGGCGAGCGCCGGCGACGTCGACGACGCCATCGCGGCTGCGGCTGAGGCGCTGCCGCTCTGGGCCGCGACATCCGCCGGGGAGCGCGCAGCCGTCCTGCAGCGGATCAGCGCGGGCATCACGGCCCGCGAACAGGAGATCGCCGACATGCTCGCGCGCGAGGAGGGCAAGACGCTCGTCGAGTCGCTCGGCGAGGTGCGCAGGGCGGCCGCGACCTTCGGCTACTACGCAGGTCAGGTGCTCGCCTCTCACGGCGAGACGTTCCACGGGCTCGCGTCGGGCATGACCATCGAGACGCAGCGGCGGCCCGTGGGAGTGGTGGGCATCATCACGCCCTGGAACTTCCCGATCGCCATCCCGGCGTGGAAGACGGCTCCCGCCCTGGCCTACGGCAACACCGTCGTGCTCAAGCCTGCCGACATCGTTCCCGGAACAGCGTGGCTCATGACGGAGGTCATCGCCGAGTCCGGTCTGCCGGCGGGGGTCTTCAACCTCGCCATGGGTCGGGGAAGCGTCGTCGGAGAGCGTCTGACCGGTTCGCCGCTCGTGCACGCAGTCAGCTTCACCGGATCGACCGGCGTCGGGCGCCAGGTAGCCGCCGCTGCAACGGAAGGCAGCCTCAAGCGCGTCCAGCTCGAGATGGGCGGGAAGAACGCGCTCGTCGTGATGGACGACGCCGACCTCGACATCGCCGTGGCCGCAGGACTCGACGGCGCATTCGGCAGCACGGGGCAGCGGTGCACGGCGTCCAGTCGGCTCGTCGTGCACGAGGCGATCCATGACGAGTTCGTCGAACGGATGGTCGCGGCCGTCGACAAGATCCAGGTGGGGGACGCGCGGGGCGTCCGCACGACCATGGGTCCGGTCGTCAGCGAGAGTCAGCTCGCGCAGGATCTCGAGTACATCGGGGTCGGCGTGTCCGAGGGTGCCCGCCTCGCCGTCGGCGGCGAGCGTCTGCAGGATCGCGGACAGGGCAACTACCTCAGCCCCGCCCTGTTCGTTGGAGCGGCGCCGGAGATGCGGATCAGCCAGGAGGAGATCTTCGGGCCCGTCGCCGCCGTGCTCAAGGTGTCGGATTATGACGAGGCCGTCGCCGTCGCGAACGGGGTCGAGTACGGCCTCTCGGCAGGGATCTGCACGCGTTCCCTCGCCCGCGCGCGCGACTTCGGACGGCGCGCACAGGCGGGCATCATCACCGTCAACAAGTCCACGGCATCCACCGACTACCACGTGCCGTTCGGCGGCACCAAGGCGTCGAGCTACGGCGGCCGTGAGCAGGGCACGGCCGCTCGTGAGTTCTTCACCGAGACGGCGACCGTCTACACGGTGGCAGGTGAAGTCTGATGACTCCGGACCGTGTCGTCCTCCTCGAGCCGATCCATCCGGCCGGTGTCGCGCTGCTCGAGGCCGTCACCCACGTGACAGTCCTCGGCGGCACCGACGACCCGCGGCTCCGCCACGCCGTGGCGGAAGCAGATGCCCTGATCGTGCGGTCGACGCGAGTAGACGCCGGTCTGATCGCAGCAGGCCCGCGCCTGCGCGTGATCGGGCGCCACGGCGCCGGACTGGACAACATCGATCTCGTCGCAGCGGAGTCCGCCGGCATCGCGGTCGTCAACACTCCCCGATCGAACACCGAGTCGGTGGCCGAGTACGTGATCGGCACGATGTTCCAGCTCGTGAAGCGCATCGACGACGTACGCGGTGCACTGCGAGCGGGTGCGTTCTCCCCCGGTTCCTCGCTCCCGGGCCAGGTGGATCGCCTCGGCCTGGTCGGAAGGGAGATCAGCGGTCTGCGTCTCGGGCTCGTGGGCGCCGGCGCGATCGGCCGCGCCGTCGCCCGTCGCGCGAGCGCTCTCGGCATGACGGTCGGTGCATACGACCCGTTCGTCTCCGCCGCTGCGATGTCCGAGCTGGGCATCACGGCCCACGAGAGCCTCGAGTCCCTGCTGGCGGGAAGCGATGTCGTGAGCCTGCATCTGCCGGGCGGTCCGGAGGCGCGCGGGATCCTCTCGGCTGACCGGCTCTCGCTCATGCCGCCCGGGGCCGTGCTGATCAACGCGGCGCGCGGCGAGCTCGTCGACATCGACGCTCTCATCGACGCCGTCACGACGGGGTCGCTCGCCGGCGCCGCGGTCGACGTCTTCGACCCGGAGCCACCGGCGCGGGATGCCGCGATCCTGCACACGCCGGGCATCATCGCGACGCCGCACATGGCCGCGATGACGGCCGAGGCGCTCGAGCGCATGGCGGTCGAGGTGGCGACGGGCGTGCTCCACAGGCTCGACGCATCGGACGGCTGAGGCGCGACGCGAACGCATCGCGCCCCGAAGACCGTGCGGTCGTCGGGGGCGCGATGTCGTCAGGGCACTGTCACCGCTCCGAGCACGGAGCCGTCACACCAGACCCTGCTCTGTGATCCTCCGTGTGGGCGAGATCCGCGCGACGTCGGTGACGATCTCGATGAGTCGCGGCGCACCCGACCCGACCGCCTCCGCGAACTCGCGGCGGAACTCCTCCGCAGTGCGGACGGTCGCACCCGGGATGCCGTGCGCTCGCGCCAGGGCCGCGAAGTCCGGGTTGCCGAGCGTCGTGGCGCTCTGGCGACCGGGGAACTCGCGCTCCTGGTGCATGCGGATGGTGCCGAAGGACGAGTTGTTGACGACGACCATCACCACGGGAACGCCGAGCGCGGCGACGGTGGCGAGTTCCATCGAGCTCATGAGGAAACATCCGTCCCCGCCGAAGACGATCGTGGGCCGTGTGCCGTCGAGAGCCGCCGCCATGATGCCTGCCGGGAGCCCGTAGCTCATGGCGCCGTTTGCGGGCGCCAGCTGCGTGCCGTACTGCCGGTACCTGTGGAAGCGGTGGACCCAGACGGCGTAGTTCCCCGCGCCGTTCGTGACGACGGCATCTGCCGGCAACGCAGCCGAGAGTCCTGCGATCATCGTGCCGAGCTCATCGTCGGGAGCGGGAGTCGAGCGCTCGATGTAGGCTGCCCGCGCCCGCGCCGTGCGCTCCTCCCATCGTGCGCCATCGACCCGAAGCGGCGCGAGTGCGTCGACAGCGGCGGCGGAGTCCGCCTGCACCGCGAAATCGGCATGGACATAGCGGTCGAGATCGAATCCGTCGACGGCGAAGTGGATGACGCGCCGGTGCGCGCCGGGAGCGAGCAGCTCGTATCCGCCGGTCTCGACGTCGCCGAAGTGACCGCCGATCGCCAGGATGAGGTCGGACTCCTCCAGCGTGCGCACGAGATCAGGCTCGGTCGAGAGGCTCAGGTGGCCGATGTAGATCCGGGAGTCGTTGTCAATGTGGTCCTGGCACCGCCACGCCGCCACGACCGGGATGCTGTTGGCCTCCGCGAACTCACGGATGCCCTCGCTCTGCGGCGCACCCCACCCGCCGCGACCGAGGACGATGAGCGGCCGCTGTGCAGCGCGCAGCTCCGCCTCGACCTGCTGGACCACGTCCGCGCCGACGGATGTCGAGAGCGCGGCGACCACCGGAATCACCGCGTCTTCGACGGTGTCGTACAGCATGTCCTCTGGGAGCTCGATGACGACGGGACCGGGCCGGCCCGACGTCGCGATGCGGACCGCGCGCGCGATCGTCTCCGGGATCCGTGCGGCCTCGTCGATCGTCGCGACCCACTTGGCCATCGACCCGAAGACCTCGTGCGAGTTGAACTCCTGGAACGCGCCGCGCCCACGGTCTTTGCGTGCGATCTGGCCCACGAACAGCAGCAGGGGCGTGGCATCCTGGTCCGCGGTGTGCACGCCGATGGCGGCATGAAGAGCGCCGGGGCCGCGGGTCACGAAGCAGACTCCGGGACGGCCTGTCAGCTTGCCGTAGGCCTCGGCCATGTGAGCGGCGGGCGATTCGTGGCGGCAGACGATCATCTCGGCGCGATCGCCGTGGTCGACGATCGCGTCGAGGACGGGGAGGAAGCTCTCACCAGGGACGCAGGTGTAGCGGTCCAGTCCCTGCGCGAGAAGCGCTTCGACGACGAGGTGTCCGGCTCTGGTGCCCACGGGCACGCTCCTTTCGGTGCGTCGGCCGCTCACGGGGCGGACTCGACGAGGTTGGCGACGGCGAGGCGGAAGAGGGCTTCCGCGGCCTCGGGGGTGTCATACGCGACGTGCGGTGTGAGCACGGTGCCGGGGGCTGAGCGCAGCGGATCGTCGGCCGGCAGCGGCTCGGGATCGAACACGTCGAGAGCCGCGACGATGTCACCCCTGTGCAATCGCGCCATCAGCGCCTCACGGTCGACGATGGCCGCCCGCGCGGTGTTGACGAGGATGGCGCCCGGTGCGAGAGCGTCCATGAGGGCGGCGTCGATGATTCCCGTCGACTCCGGCGTGAGCGCGAGGTGGAGAGAGACTGCGGCGCTCCTGGCGAAGAGCTCCGGGAGATCCAGCAGCGGGATCGATCCGTACTGCGTCGCGCCATCGCGCACCGAGCGATTCCACCCCACGACGCGCATGCCGATCCCCTGAGCGAGCGTCGCCATGCGCATGCCGATCCCCCCGAGACCGACGATGCCCAGCGTCTTGCCCGCCAGCTGCACGCCGGGGCGCGCCGCCCACTGGCCCTCGCGCATCTCACGGTCGAGCAGCGGGATGCCGCGAGCCGCCGCCAGCAGGAGGGCGAGAGCGTGCTCGGCGACGGCGTCGTCGCCATACCCACGGACCGTTCGCACCTCGATGCCGAGTTCCTCAGCGAGCCGGAGATCGACGTTGTCGGCCGCGCCTGTGCCGAGGAACGAGATGCGACGCAGGCGTGGCAGCCGCCGCAGCGCCTCGTTCGGAATCGACCAGCCGAGCAGTGTCGCCTCGGCCTCCCCGATCCGTTCGACCCACTCGTCCGCGTCGGACGGGACTCCGTAGGACACGTCGATCCGGTCGCGATCCACGCCCGCCGCCTCGAGCCCTCGCGCCAGCAGCGCCTCGTCGTCGGGAGAGGCGTCGGGGAATGCGAAACGTGGTGAACTCATGCAGGACCTCCTCCATCGGAAGGCGACGCCGCTCAAACCGGCGAGTCACCCTGTCGTACCCGGACCACAAAGTGGTAACGTTCTCAAACATACTTTACGGCGCCGGTCGAAGAAGCCGGCTTCCGTGTTCCCCAGCGGGACAGACAGGAACGATCAACGTGAGTGCACCACCGGAATCCGGACGGCTGCGGCGAGCCGTGACGCGGGTACTGATCTTCATCGAGGAAGACGTCAGCGCGATCCTCCTCGCCGTTGCCGTCGTCGTGCTGTGTTCCGACGTCGTCGGTCGCTACGTGTTCCACCACCCGATCCCCGGCGCGCCGTCGATCGCCATGGTGTGCTTCGTCTGGCTCACGTATCTCGGCGCAGCTGCAGCGGCACGGCGCGGGCGCAACATCACGATCGATGTGATGGTCGGCCGCTTCTCGCCGCGATGGCAGGCAGCCTGCGAGATCGTCGTCCAGCTCATCGTCGGAGGCGTCGTCGGCTTCTGCCTCTACTGGATCTGGGTCGCCGTCCTCACGAACCGCTTCGTCGACCTCCCTGGGCTGGGCGTCAGCCGACGTGTGCTCACAATGGCCCTCCTCGTCGGATTCTGCCTGATGGCGCTCTACTGCCTGAGGGACTTCTTCCTCGCCGTACGGGGCGCGATCACCGGGATCTATGCCCCCATCCACGAGGCCGTCGAAGACGACGACGTCGTCACCCCCCGCGACGAGCACCCTCAGCTGCCGGCGGAGCCTGTAACGACGACCATCTTCATGAAGCGACCCCGCAAGGGTGACCGCGGCTCGCAGCGGAAGAACGGACACCGATCATGACCATCGCGATCCTCATCCTGATCATGCTCGTGCTGCTGGCGATCCGGGTCCCGGTCTGGATCACGCTGCTCGCCATCTCGCTGGGCTACATGCTCTTCGAAGGCGGTGGCGGCGGACCGCAGGTCGTACAACGGCTCACGAGTGGTCTCGACTCCTTTCCCCTGCTCGCGGTGCCGTTCTTCATCTTCGCCGGCATCATCATGGCCGGTGGCGGGATCGCCGAGCGCATGATGGCCTTCGCGACCTCGCTCGTCGGTCACTTCCGCGGAGGCCTCGCTCAGGTCAACGTCCTCAACAGCCTCCTCATCGGAGGCATGTCGGGATCGGCCAACGCGGACGCCGCCATCGACGCCAAGATCCTCGTGCCGATCATGCGCAAGCAGGGCTACACCAACGCCTTCGCCTCCGCCATCAGTGTCGCCTCCGGCGGGATCTCCCCGATCCTGCCCCCGAGCATCGGCCTCATCCTCTACGGTGTGCTCGCAGGCGTCTCGATCGGAGACCTCTTCATCGCGGGCGTGATCCCCGGCATCCTCATCGCCGTCGCACTGTCGATCACCGTCTGGATCCTCGCGCGCATCCACAACTTCCCACGCGCCAACGACAAGTTCCCGCCTTTCCGCGAGATCTGGATGAGCTTCCGCAAGGCCTTCTTCGCCCTGCTGATGCCGGTCCTGCTTCTCGTCGGCCTCCGCCTCGGCGTGTTCACCCCGACCGAGCTGGGCGCGGTGGCGGTCATCTATGCGCTCGTCCTCGGCCTGTTCGTGTTCAAGGAGATCACCTGGCGGGACATCCCTCGCCTGCTGCGCGAGGCCGTCCTCACGACCGCCGTCGTCATGATCATCATCGCCTCGGCGAGTGTCTTCGGCATCGTGGTGGCGTACGAGCGGATCCCCGACCAGCTCAGCTCCTTCCTCTACGGGATCTCCGACAACCCCGTCGTGATCGTGCTCGTGATCAACGTGATCCTGCTCATCCTCGGCATCTTCCTCGAGTCCTCGAGCCTCATGATCATCCTCGTGCCCGTGCTGGCGCCGATCGCCGTCATGACGGGGATCGACCCCGTTCAGTTCGGCGTGATCATCGTGCTCAACCTCACGATCGGCGCCCTGACACCGCCTGTCGGCACCGTCGTCTACACGGTGGCGGCGATCACGGGCGTCTCCATTCCCGCGTTCGTGAAGGCCTTCATCCCGCTGTTCATCGCGCTCGTGGCGGTGCTCATGCTCGTGACGTTCGTTCCGCTGCTGACCATCTGGCTCCCGTCGGTGTTCTGACGCCGTGGCGTCCGAACACCGCCCGGCAGGCCCGGGTCGGCGGCACGATCGCTGCCCGGGCTCCGATGCGGAGCGCCCGCCTGAAAGCGGCCGGACCCGCGTCAGAGCGCGGGCGGCGGCGCAGTGGACTCTCGGACGATGAGCGTCGCTTCAAGGGTGAGATCGCGAGGTCGCGCCGTCGCCGTGCCCTGGAGTCGTCCGAGCAGGATGTCGACGGCGGCGTTGCCGATCTCGTCCACCGGCTGCGACACGAGGGTCAACGGCGGGTCGAGCAGGGGCGAAAGGCTGTGGTCGTCGACGCCGACGAGAGAGACATCGCCCGGGATGCGAAGTCCCAGTCGGCGGACGCTGTACAGCGTCGCCTCCGTCATGAGTGAGTCGGCCGCGAACACTGCCGTGGGCCGATCGCGTGCGCTCAGCGCAGCGGAGACGGCCGCGACCGCCTCATCGACCGTGAGTCCCCCGCGGACGGGAACCAGCTCGCCCACGCCCTCGATCGCCGCCGCGCTGCCGGCCAGTCGCTGGGCGCTGGACTCGATCGTCTCGCTGTCGTACAGCGTCGCGATGCGTCGGTGGCCGAGCTCGAGGAGGTGGCCGACGGCCTGACGACTGAGATCCAGGTTGTCCACGCTGACGGAGTCGATGCCGTGCTGCGCAAGCGACCGGTCGATCGAGACGACGGGCGTCCCGGACTCATGCAGCGACACCAGGTGCGCGATCTCCATCGACGACGTCGGTGCGATGACGAGGCCGGAGGTCAGACGCGACCGCATGGCCTCGACGATGCCGCGCTCCCTGTCGAGACTCTCGTAGGAGCTCGCCATCATGAGGACGAACCCCGCCTGCTCGAGGCGGTCCGCGATCACGTGAGCCACCCGCGCGAAGAAGGGGACGTCGATGTTCCCCGGCACGAAGCTCACGACCTTCGCCGAGCCGCTGCGGAGGGCCTGCGCGATGTGATTGGGCTGATAGCCGATCTCTGCCGCGGCCATGAGAACGCGCTCGCGCGCTGCCGCGCTCACGGATCCATAGTTGCTGAGCGCACGCGCAGCCGTTGCCTGCGAGACGCCGGCCGCCTGGGCGACGTCCCTGATCGTCAGCGCCACGGCGTCACGAGGCGTGTTCCGATCTGGACACGGCATCGATCCGATCGAATGCCGCGCCGATCGCAGTGAGATTCTTGCGGTGGGCGGCCGTGGGCTCGTAGATGTACGGCCGGCCGAAGATCTCCGCGGTCATGAGACCGTCATATCCGAAGCGTCGAAGATCCCGCAAGTAATCGTCCAGCGGCAGGTTCCCGTCGCCCCAGGCTTTGTGCCCCGACGGGTTGCCGTCCACGAGGTGTACGTGCCAGACGCGATCTCCGAAACGGTCGAAGTAGTCGCCCATGTTCTCTTCCGCGGTCGCCATCGCGACGGTGTCGAGCGCGATTCCCAGGTTGGGCGCATCCACGGCCCGGAAGACGGTATCGAGCTGCCCGGCGTCGACGGCGAGGTTCGACTCGTGCCGCTGCAGCGCCTCCAGCACGCAGCGCAGTCCCTTCCTGTCCGCGTACGCGCAGAGCGCCTGGATGCCTTCTGCGGCCCTCGCCACGGCGTCGGCGACCGGCTGGTTCTCCCATCCCCAGCCCGGTGTCACGAACACGTAGCTCGCACCCAGGTCGGCCGCGAGGTCGGCGGCGTTGCGGAACATCGAGAACGTGTACTCCCGGATCACGGGGTCGTCGCTCGCGAAGTTGACGGGATACATCAGCGATTCCGGCGTGATGCACGCCACGCTCAGCCCACGGTCCTCGAGCTTGCCACGCAGGGCGTCGACGTCGCGTTTGCGGAGCTCGAAGAGATCGACATGCTGAGACATCCCCCAGATCTCCAGCTGCTGCCGTTCCAGGGCGACCATGTCGTCCAGCCAATAGTCGAGGGGGAAACGCTGGTAGGCGAAGTTCGTACCGGTGACCGATGCGAGTGAGAGCACGTGAGTTCCTTCTTCGGAGATGGACGGATGTCAGGGGGTGCACACAGAGGGAAGGAATGCCCGCTACTCGCCGAGGCTGTCGCCGGGGCCGCGGTAGCGGGGCATGAGGGCGATGAGGCCCTTCGTGAGAGGCCCGACACGGCGCCCCGCCATCTCCATGCGGACACGCCGCATGACGGCGCGGCGCACGATCGTGGCTCCGATGAACCGGAACGGCTCCGGGAAGATCTTCGTGATCCGTCCGCGCTGGTGACCGAGCGCGCTGCGCGACCACTCATCGTCGATACCCTGCAGCTGAGCGGCGAGAATCCGCGCCACCACGGGTATCTGTGCGAGGGCCGTGCCTGTGTAGCCGACGCAATAGAGGATGTTGTCCGCCCCGCGCAGGGTATCGATGACGGGCAGGTGACTCGCCGAGATGTCGATCGGACCGACCCACGCGTAATCCACGCGAGCGCCCTTCAGCGACGGATACA from Microbacterium aurum carries:
- a CDS encoding GntR family transcriptional regulator, with the translated sequence MAVSEGHASTAERLRGEILTLIAERGLVAGDQLPTEQVLSAHFGVSRATVREGLRLLEQDGSVRAVQGRGRFLSAVGDLRVERPVTRYESITDMLEGLGYSVTSAVLDLQEAAADETEAAALGIAVGDDVIRITRLRCGDERPLVVSVDTVPRHLLPGPIGHRDWSGSLTHALKIQGHEIVSSLAQLSSVMMPEGLADRFGLADYDPWLLVTETCMTVDGTRALFAKDYHRGEDIAFNVLRRA
- a CDS encoding hydroxyacid dehydrogenase, which translates into the protein MTPDRVVLLEPIHPAGVALLEAVTHVTVLGGTDDPRLRHAVAEADALIVRSTRVDAGLIAAGPRLRVIGRHGAGLDNIDLVAAESAGIAVVNTPRSNTESVAEYVIGTMFQLVKRIDDVRGALRAGAFSPGSSLPGQVDRLGLVGREISGLRLGLVGAGAIGRAVARRASALGMTVGAYDPFVSAAAMSELGITAHESLESLLAGSDVVSLHLPGGPEARGILSADRLSLMPPGAVLINAARGELVDIDALIDAVTTGSLAGAAVDVFDPEPPARDAAILHTPGIIATPHMAAMTAEALERMAVEVATGVLHRLDASDG
- a CDS encoding thiamine pyrophosphate-dependent enzyme — translated: MGTRAGHLVVEALLAQGLDRYTCVPGESFLPVLDAIVDHGDRAEMIVCRHESPAAHMAEAYGKLTGRPGVCFVTRGPGALHAAIGVHTADQDATPLLLFVGQIARKDRGRGAFQEFNSHEVFGSMAKWVATIDEAARIPETIARAVRIATSGRPGPVVIELPEDMLYDTVEDAVIPVVAALSTSVGADVVQQVEAELRAAQRPLIVLGRGGWGAPQSEGIREFAEANSIPVVAAWRCQDHIDNDSRIYIGHLSLSTEPDLVRTLEESDLILAIGGHFGDVETGGYELLAPGAHRRVIHFAVDGFDLDRYVHADFAVQADSAAAVDALAPLRVDGARWEERTARARAAYIERSTPAPDDELGTMIAGLSAALPADAVVTNGAGNYAVWVHRFHRYRQYGTQLAPANGAMSYGLPAGIMAAALDGTRPTIVFGGDGCFLMSSMELATVAALGVPVVMVVVNNSSFGTIRMHQEREFPGRQSATTLGNPDFAALARAHGIPGATVRTAEEFRREFAEAVGSGAPRLIEIVTDVARISPTRRITEQGLV
- the manA gene encoding mannose-6-phosphate isomerase, class I, whose translation is MLARITNTPRSYQWGVPGGISELLGWEPSAQKEAELWLGDHPLSPSRFESGEEDLRSWSAANAPLTFLFKVLAAAVPLSIQAHPDPARARSGFTDEERRGVPIDARHRNYKDPHAKPEMILALEDGFEALCGIAPISATVAMIDRLIEAEQTDDSARQGLEHWRTMVAENRLDDAFRWAVSDDSAARAAAASLTRAGAGDAASFPLLATIGRHFPDDAGLLVASMMNRLTLQAGEALWVAAGVLHAYQAGRAVEIMGPSDNVLRGGLTPKHIDVAELTAVVDLTPGEPPRLLPVAVAPHVNLYRPPAPADEVGFELVEVTGDTELSLSGPAIALCLEGRFEAESCEDSLQLERGQIAFATAASLRLRGEGRVFVALTRDAAR
- a CDS encoding aldehyde dehydrogenase family protein; its protein translation is MTRHDNFIGGRFVPADDYRPNTNPSDVRDHIGEYAQASAGDVDDAIAAAAEALPLWAATSAGERAAVLQRISAGITAREQEIADMLAREEGKTLVESLGEVRRAAATFGYYAGQVLASHGETFHGLASGMTIETQRRPVGVVGIITPWNFPIAIPAWKTAPALAYGNTVVLKPADIVPGTAWLMTEVIAESGLPAGVFNLAMGRGSVVGERLTGSPLVHAVSFTGSTGVGRQVAAAATEGSLKRVQLEMGGKNALVVMDDADLDIAVAAGLDGAFGSTGQRCTASSRLVVHEAIHDEFVERMVAAVDKIQVGDARGVRTTMGPVVSESQLAQDLEYIGVGVSEGARLAVGGERLQDRGQGNYLSPALFVGAAPEMRISQEEIFGPVAAVLKVSDYDEAVAVANGVEYGLSAGICTRSLARARDFGRRAQAGIITVNKSTASTDYHVPFGGTKASSYGGREQGTAAREFFTETATVYTVAGEV
- the dctP gene encoding TRAP transporter substrate-binding protein DctP gives rise to the protein MNRPRKLLRTAVVATAAALLLAGCSANGAGNGDNAGSGGAADPMTIKLSYVNPPTSIDGQILEEVAAAVEERTDGEIVIELYPSGQIGTTGDTAQQAANGEDIIAYMDASIIAQLGAEDFGILGGPFLFANADEANTFLESEVFAEMAEEAASDLGIRILAFNWLDGPRHIWAKKPAPQPSDLEGLRFRTPPVDVWTETFSLLGAVPTEIANTETYSALEQGVVDAAEGPINGTYALGWHEVANVATLTEHFRTLIGFGTSEVLWQRLTDEQRAILEEEFIAGGVEAQKRYAAAIDETMAKMESESGVTFVEADIEAYQEATRPFYDKYGDLLDRVRDAAK
- a CDS encoding NAD(P)-dependent oxidoreductase, coding for MSSPRFAFPDASPDDEALLARGLEAAGVDRDRIDVSYGVPSDADEWVERIGEAEATLLGWSIPNEALRRLPRLRRISFLGTGAADNVDLRLAEELGIEVRTVRGYGDDAVAEHALALLLAAARGIPLLDREMREGQWAARPGVQLAGKTLGIVGLGGIGMRMATLAQGIGMRVVGWNRSVRDGATQYGSIPLLDLPELFARSAAVSLHLALTPESTGIIDAALMDALAPGAILVNTARAAIVDREALMARLHRGDIVAALDVFDPEPLPADDPLRSAPGTVLTPHVAYDTPEAAEALFRLAVANLVESAP